The Fervidibacillus albus genome contains a region encoding:
- a CDS encoding YlaH-like family protein: protein MIENRLSLFASFFQVDENPQLGMWLLYGTIVVLSIIAYHLGFSHKLPILKTMIVYLFLLLGSSILSFLGTVLPVAEGLLLIVLVLTVYRIRRKVEQRGEKQIKEVSIQKTE, encoded by the coding sequence TTGATTGAAAATCGGTTATCTTTATTTGCATCATTCTTTCAAGTGGACGAAAATCCGCAATTAGGTATGTGGTTATTATATGGAACGATTGTGGTTTTATCGATTATCGCTTACCATTTAGGATTTTCCCATAAGTTACCGATTTTAAAAACGATGATCGTTTATTTGTTTTTATTGCTCGGTTCGTCGATTTTATCCTTTCTCGGTACGGTTTTGCCAGTGGCGGAAGGTTTACTTTTGATCGTGCTCGTATTGACGGTGTATCGAATTCGTCGAAAAGTGGAGCAAAGGGGAGAAAAACAAATAAAAGAAGTTAGCATTCAAAAAACGGAATAA
- a CDS encoding YlaI family protein yields MKVQCVICDQIENIEDYSPLAKKLRNRPIHTYLCDECYERIKKRTEERLLTGKFQIFRSHERQDDW; encoded by the coding sequence ATGAAAGTACAATGTGTCATATGCGATCAAATTGAAAATATCGAAGACTACTCTCCATTAGCAAAAAAACTTCGGAACCGTCCGATTCATACATATTTGTGTGATGAATGTTATGAGCGTATTAAAAAACGGACGGAAGAAAGGCTTTTGACGGGTAAATTCCAAATTTTTCGATCCCATGAACGCCAAGACGATTGGTAG
- a CDS encoding peptidyl-prolyl cis-trans isomerase has protein sequence MGNILEIKGNVSYKITLDPGVWIFDDRRVDLTNYFQKNTVQSSEKENYEEKISKYWNREIREGSVSPPTLNSEKTFEKEKVLTGSFGIPIEPFINNAEPNPNAKTLVIETVFDKMPIPLEKGKEVILGFSKNGKPLKEDGPVHVYFGDGSNQHAPITHVTGFTIE, from the coding sequence ATGGGAAACATACTAGAAATTAAAGGCAACGTATCATATAAAATTACGTTGGATCCAGGGGTATGGATTTTCGATGACCGCCGCGTCGATTTAACGAACTATTTCCAAAAAAATACAGTTCAATCATCGGAAAAGGAAAATTATGAAGAAAAAATTTCAAAATATTGGAATCGGGAAATTCGTGAAGGGTCTGTGTCTCCACCGACGTTAAATAGTGAAAAAACGTTTGAAAAGGAAAAAGTGTTGACCGGTTCATTCGGGATACCAATTGAGCCGTTCATCAATAACGCGGAACCGAATCCAAATGCAAAAACCCTCGTGATCGAAACAGTTTTTGACAAAATGCCTATACCATTAGAAAAAGGGAAAGAAGTAATTTTAGGCTTTTCGAAAAATGGGAAACCGTTAAAAGAAGACGGTCCTGTTCACGTGTATTTCGGTGACGGCTCGAATCAACATGCGCCGATCACCCACGTCACCGGGTTTACCATCGAATAA
- a CDS encoding YhcN/YlaJ family sporulation lipoprotein, with amino-acid sequence MRNRLFVFLILFGFVTGCAANNDQSLDESEQNSQYKNVENTTFNEVNDRDDSEQISKRIANLAAKVPDVKKATAVALGKYAIVGIDVDKDLDRSKVGTIKYSVAEALKDDPYGARAIIVADPDINARLEEIGEDIKNGKPLQGILNELADITGRVMPEIPGDIQDPNPENVPENQKNEMDNQDENLLDEQQNKQSNDQKNK; translated from the coding sequence ATGAGGAATCGTTTGTTCGTTTTTCTTATTTTGTTCGGATTTGTAACCGGGTGTGCGGCAAATAACGATCAATCACTGGACGAAAGTGAACAAAATAGTCAATATAAAAATGTAGAAAACACGACGTTCAATGAAGTTAACGATCGGGATGACAGTGAGCAAATTTCCAAACGAATCGCCAATCTTGCCGCGAAAGTCCCAGACGTTAAAAAAGCAACAGCGGTCGCCTTAGGAAAATATGCGATCGTCGGTATCGATGTAGATAAAGATTTGGATCGTTCGAAGGTCGGAACGATTAAATACTCGGTCGCAGAAGCATTGAAGGATGATCCATACGGGGCAAGAGCGATTATCGTAGCGGATCCAGATATAAACGCAAGGCTTGAAGAAATTGGAGAAGATATTAAAAATGGGAAGCCGCTCCAAGGAATTTTGAACGAACTGGCAGATATTACCGGAAGGGTTATGCCAGAAATCCCCGGTGATATCCAAGATCCCAATCCAGAAAATGTGCCTGAAAATCAAAAAAATGAAATGGATAATCAAGATGAAAATTTATTAGACGAACAGCAAAATAAACAATCGAACGATCAAAAAAATAAATAA